Proteins co-encoded in one Candidatus Nomurabacteria bacterium genomic window:
- a CDS encoding HAD-IIB family hydrolase, with amino-acid sequence MKTYKHLFFDMDQTIAPARQLILPEMFTLLNELPQDIIIVSGQEVPKIGWQSNGLPAYTLGQNGNHATDVADEELWNIPLDETHRAEILAHIDALLGELGEAPNPDWSPVEDRGAQITFSPIGNTAPAELKMSYDPNRVKREALMAAVPFESEELVVKIGGSTSFDYIHKDRHKGTNVQKLIDLMNWSKDECIYFGDGLFPGGNDEAVIGVIETVLVEDHHDTYRKLRTLFG; translated from the coding sequence ATGAAAACCTACAAGCACCTTTTCTTTGATATGGATCAGACAATTGCGCCAGCTCGTCAGCTTATTCTTCCAGAAATGTTTACGCTGCTGAATGAGTTGCCGCAGGATATTATCATTGTATCTGGACAAGAGGTGCCGAAGATCGGCTGGCAAAGTAATGGTTTGCCGGCGTATACACTGGGCCAAAATGGAAATCATGCCACTGACGTGGCTGATGAAGAATTGTGGAATATTCCGCTTGATGAAACGCATCGTGCTGAGATTCTTGCGCACATCGATGCGCTCCTTGGTGAGCTGGGTGAGGCTCCCAATCCAGACTGGTCGCCGGTTGAAGACCGTGGTGCGCAAATTACGTTTAGTCCGATTGGTAATACTGCTCCAGCTGAGCTTAAGATGTCGTACGACCCAAATCGTGTAAAGCGCGAGGCACTTATGGCGGCTGTGCCGTTTGAATCAGAAGAGTTGGTGGTGAAAATCGGTGGCTCTACTAGCTTTGATTATATTCATAAAGATAGACACAAGGGTACCAATGTCCAAAAGCTTATTGATCTAATGAATTGGAGCAAGGACGAGTGTATCTACTTTGGTGATGGACTTTTCCCCGGCGGCAATGATGAAGCAGTCATTGGCGTGATTGAGACAGTCTTGGTCGAAGATCATCACGACACGTATAGGAAACTACGGACATTGTTTGGTTAG
- a CDS encoding efflux RND transporter permease subunit, translated as MWDFFIRNDKFAYLFLVALMAVGTFSIVSIPKESAPEVVIPVGVVSVGFPGAPAADVESLVTNEIERGLTSLENVKKITSTSRESFSSVVVEFEADADLDASIQDLKDKVDVIKNDLPDDANDPNVSEVNFVDQPILTVSLSGELTDFDFTQLAKDIEIQIESISGVSRVEFAGVRDREVSVIVDQTALARYDLTLNEVVAGIRNANLTFPIGQIVNDGISYNVAFEGDIPDSSYIKDISIAARGGQPVYVRDVAIVEDGLTPASSLSRLSVAGKPSESAITMNVYKQSGGDITTLTATVLERIHELEQPGELLDGIEAATVLDSGDLIKQDLTRLSSSGFQTIVLVVLLLVLAIGWREGLLAGAAIPLSFLFGFIGLYFSGNTINFLSLFSLILGIGILVDSAIVMVEGINRKMKDHPTIDKKQAAVEAIHEFAAPLISGTLTTVAMFAGLFIVSGVIGQFISSIPFTLIFLLFASLFVSLAILPLFAASFLHRKNTSKLEEKQVAFAHQLESWYRAHLSPYLHSEHKQQQFLAALFAALIFAVSLAINAFAGLVVAPLLYVLSMKIRDVQLKRGWANWKRGLVWYPSALVTIVLVFTIVGTVLPAWNPVKVTFFEQSDVDYIIVELENPEGTTKDVTDIGIRRIEEFLYGEADIDSFTVTVGSGSEFGSGGTGEKFANIFVNLSKDRERTSTEVVEDLRAKFAVLKDLNVTVAQPSDGPPTGAAIVIKYLGADLHEITALANDSAELLKSLDGVVNVETSTNNNSTEFVLNLDRAKTAALGLSAFEVSQIARTAVYGTDATSLTTLDEDIDVTVRLNVNNSDAVTADTANITTINALEQISIPTRDGNVPLSSLVDVTLRESSTAISHEDSKRVVSVEADVAEDANARELQAAALEKINTELSVPAGVEISTGGGETEESNKAFLEMFMALIVGMILMVGILVLQFNSYLHMRYVLSILPYSLIGIMVGLAVTANPLSFPSIMGFIALSGIVVNNSILLIDIMNRLRVEQPERDIAEVVVDAAGQRIRPILLTSITTVIGIFPLSYAGDMWAPLAYAVMFGLIFSVIITLLLVPILYLRKPGTVER; from the coding sequence ATGTGGGATTTTTTCATTAGAAACGATAAATTTGCGTATCTCTTTCTTGTCGCACTGATGGCAGTAGGTACGTTTAGTATCGTTAGTATTCCAAAAGAATCTGCACCAGAAGTGGTCATTCCGGTTGGAGTGGTAAGTGTAGGCTTTCCCGGTGCTCCAGCGGCTGATGTAGAGTCACTTGTAACCAATGAGATCGAGCGTGGCCTAACCAGCCTAGAAAATGTAAAGAAAATTACGTCTACTTCACGTGAGAGCTTTTCTTCAGTGGTAGTGGAATTTGAGGCTGATGCAGACCTCGATGCTTCGATTCAAGACCTAAAAGATAAGGTTGATGTGATTAAGAACGACCTGCCTGATGATGCTAATGATCCAAACGTGTCGGAGGTAAACTTTGTTGATCAACCGATTCTTACGGTGTCGCTTTCAGGTGAGCTCACTGATTTTGACTTTACACAACTTGCTAAGGATATTGAGATTCAAATCGAGTCAATTTCGGGTGTGTCTCGCGTTGAGTTTGCGGGCGTTCGTGATCGAGAAGTATCGGTAATTGTCGACCAAACTGCGCTTGCTCGCTACGACCTCACTTTGAATGAAGTAGTGGCTGGGATTCGAAATGCCAATCTCACCTTCCCGATTGGGCAGATTGTAAATGATGGGATTTCGTATAACGTTGCGTTTGAGGGCGATATTCCAGACAGCTCGTATATTAAAGATATCAGCATCGCAGCGCGCGGTGGTCAGCCGGTGTATGTGCGTGATGTGGCGATTGTAGAAGATGGTTTGACGCCAGCTTCATCACTTTCACGCCTGAGTGTGGCTGGTAAGCCGTCTGAAAGCGCCATCACCATGAATGTGTACAAACAGTCAGGTGGTGATATTACGACACTTACAGCAACGGTGCTTGAGCGTATTCACGAGCTAGAACAGCCAGGTGAACTGCTTGATGGTATCGAGGCAGCGACGGTGCTCGACTCAGGTGACCTTATTAAGCAAGACCTTACGCGCCTCTCTTCTTCTGGCTTTCAGACGATTGTGCTGGTAGTGCTTTTGCTTGTACTAGCAATCGGCTGGCGTGAAGGACTCTTGGCTGGTGCAGCGATTCCACTTTCGTTCCTTTTCGGATTTATTGGGTTGTATTTCTCAGGCAATACTATCAACTTCCTTAGTCTCTTTTCACTCATTCTCGGTATTGGTATTTTGGTGGACTCGGCAATTGTGATGGTTGAAGGTATCAATCGCAAAATGAAGGATCATCCGACGATTGATAAAAAGCAGGCGGCGGTTGAAGCGATTCATGAATTTGCGGCGCCGCTTATCTCTGGAACCCTTACAACCGTAGCGATGTTCGCAGGACTCTTTATCGTGAGCGGTGTGATTGGGCAGTTTATTTCAAGCATTCCATTTACGCTCATTTTCTTGCTCTTTGCTTCTCTCTTTGTGTCACTCGCCATTTTGCCACTGTTTGCTGCTTCATTCTTGCACCGCAAGAATACGTCTAAGCTGGAAGAAAAGCAGGTAGCGTTTGCGCACCAGCTTGAGTCTTGGTACCGCGCTCACTTGAGTCCATACCTCCATAGCGAGCATAAGCAGCAGCAGTTCTTAGCGGCGCTTTTTGCGGCACTTATCTTTGCTGTTTCGCTGGCTATCAATGCCTTTGCAGGGCTAGTGGTGGCGCCACTTCTCTACGTGCTCTCAATGAAGATTCGTGACGTACAGCTGAAGCGCGGCTGGGCAAACTGGAAGCGCGGCCTTGTGTGGTACCCGAGCGCACTCGTGACAATCGTGCTTGTCTTTACGATTGTTGGTACAGTGCTTCCAGCTTGGAATCCAGTTAAGGTGACTTTCTTTGAACAGAGTGATGTTGATTACATTATTGTTGAACTAGAAAACCCTGAAGGCACTACGAAAGATGTAACTGATATCGGCATTCGTCGTATCGAGGAATTCCTCTATGGTGAAGCTGATATTGATTCATTTACTGTTACTGTCGGTAGTGGAAGTGAGTTTGGTTCTGGTGGTACTGGTGAGAAGTTTGCAAATATTTTTGTGAACTTGAGTAAAGATCGTGAGCGCACCAGTACGGAAGTGGTTGAAGATCTTCGTGCAAAATTTGCAGTACTCAAGGATCTTAATGTTACGGTAGCGCAGCCTAGCGACGGACCGCCAACTGGTGCAGCGATTGTGATTAAGTACCTTGGTGCTGATTTGCATGAGATTACTGCACTCGCCAATGACTCAGCCGAGCTCCTAAAAAGCCTTGATGGTGTGGTAAATGTAGAGACAAGTACCAATAACAACAGTACTGAATTTGTACTAAATCTCGACCGTGCAAAGACGGCTGCCCTAGGGCTGAGTGCCTTTGAGGTATCGCAAATCGCTCGTACGGCCGTGTATGGCACTGACGCAACCTCTCTCACCACACTTGATGAGGATATTGATGTGACGGTACGTCTTAATGTAAATAACTCCGACGCGGTGACAGCAGATACTGCCAACATAACAACTATCAATGCGCTTGAGCAAATTAGCATTCCGACTCGTGATGGCAATGTGCCGCTTTCGAGCTTGGTAGATGTGACGCTTCGTGAATCAAGCACGGCTATCTCTCATGAAGACAGTAAGCGTGTGGTAAGTGTAGAAGCTGACGTGGCTGAGGATGCAAATGCACGCGAGCTACAAGCGGCAGCTCTAGAGAAAATCAATACTGAGCTTTCTGTGCCTGCTGGAGTAGAAATCAGTACTGGTGGCGGTGAGACTGAAGAGTCAAATAAGGCATTCTTAGAAATGTTCATGGCGCTTATTGTGGGAATGATTTTGATGGTTGGTATCTTGGTGCTGCAGTTCAATTCATACCTACACATGCGTTACGTACTTTCGATTTTGCCGTACTCACTCATCGGTATTATGGTTGGTCTTGCGGTCACGGCAAATCCACTTTCCTTCCCTTCAATTATGGGCTTCATTGCGCTCTCAGGAATTGTGGTAAACAACTCAATTCTGCTCATCGACATCATGAATCGACTGCGAGTTGAGCAGCCTGAACGTGATATTGCCGAAGTGGTAGTGGATGCTGCTGGTCAGCGTATTCGGCCAATTCTCCTTACTTCTATCACGACAGTGATTGGTATCTTCCCGCTTTCATACGCGGGAGATATGTGGGCGCCACTCGCGTACGCGGTGATGTTTGGACTCATTTTCTCGGTCATTATTACTCTGCTCCTTGTGCCAATCTTGTACTTGCGCAAGCCTGGTACGGTTGAGCGATAG